A genomic window from Candidatus Bathyarchaeota archaeon includes:
- a CDS encoding helix-turn-helix transcriptional regulator, translating into MCENKQQTCICPLKGVIDLISKKWALLIINALGNCGKLRFNQIMETLEGISPKTLSDTLKELQAEQLIERKSFAEIPPRVEYSLTNDGIELRKSIIPLLEWTANRSGFNKERCNQCPPEMRTRYNAYVGEKDGP; encoded by the coding sequence ATGTGCGAAAATAAGCAACAAACTTGCATCTGCCCCTTGAAAGGGGTAATCGATTTAATCAGTAAAAAATGGGCACTTTTAATCATCAACGCCTTAGGTAACTGTGGAAAACTCAGATTCAACCAGATAATGGAAACATTAGAAGGCATCAGCCCCAAAACTTTGTCTGACACATTAAAGGAACTGCAAGCAGAACAGTTAATCGAACGGAAATCTTTTGCCGAGATACCTCCACGAGTTGAGTATTCATTAACCAACGACGGCATCGAGCTCAGAAAATCTATTATACCTCTTTTGGAATGGACTGCAAACAGAAGCGGCTTCAATAAAGAGCGGTGCAATCAATGCCCGCCAGAAATGCGCACAAGATATAACGCATATGTAGGTGAAAAAGATGGACCGTAA
- a CDS encoding DUF5320 domain-containing protein gives MTGDCCCGGDCHDHGPRKVLTKEEKIAKLTQYKEDLKKEIAAVDEALTELSK, from the coding sequence ATGACCGGAGATTGTTGCTGCGGAGGCGACTGCCACGACCACGGACCCCGAAAAGTCCTAACCAAAGAAGAAAAAATAGCCAAACTCACACAATACAAAGAAGACCTCAAAAAAGAAATCGCAGCAGTAGACGAAGCTTTAACTGAACTCAGCAAATAA
- a CDS encoding hydrogenase 3 maturation endopeptidase HyCI produces the protein MSGAEEQTVEKPLKEFLTGSKKVVVAGVGNPFRKDDFVGVEIVRKLKTKVSDHVFLIEAETIPESYMQKIVAFKPTHVLLVDAGIINKQPGNAMLARPEQLIRKSSISTHTLPLRIFCDYITQTANAKIALLIIQPMNVDFGEGLTPELKETAETLATLLQSLLP, from the coding sequence GTGTCAGGTGCTGAAGAACAAACAGTTGAAAAGCCATTGAAAGAATTTTTAACTGGATCTAAAAAAGTAGTTGTCGCTGGAGTCGGAAACCCCTTTCGCAAAGACGATTTTGTTGGCGTAGAAATCGTACGCAAACTGAAAACCAAAGTATCTGACCATGTTTTCTTGATAGAAGCAGAAACCATACCTGAAAGCTATATGCAAAAAATTGTAGCCTTCAAACCCACCCACGTATTGTTGGTAGATGCAGGAATAATAAACAAACAACCCGGAAATGCAATGCTCGCTCGCCCTGAGCAACTCATACGAAAAAGTTCCATTTCAACCCATACGTTGCCGTTGCGAATCTTTTGTGATTACATAACCCAAACAGCTAACGCCAAAATTGCTCTTCTCATAATTCAACCAATGAATGTCGACTTTGGAGAAGGATTAACCCCTGAACTCAAAGAAAC